The nucleotide window GCTCGCCGCCGGAGAGGATGCGGACCGGGCTGCGGGCCCGTTCCGGTGAAAACAGGAAATCCTGCAGATACCCTATGATGTGGCGGCTGGCTCCGTTGATGAGCAGGGTATCGTTGCCGTCACCGACATTGTCCTGCACGCTTTTGTTCAGGTCCAGCTGTTCGCGCATCTGGTCGAAGTAGAGCACTTCACGCCGGGTACCGAGCCTGATGGTGCCCTGCTGCGGTGCCAGCTCCCCCAGAAGCAGCCGCAGCAGCGTAGTCTTGCCCGAGCCGTTGGGGCCGATGATCCCGATCCGGTCGCCGCGCATGATCGTGGTGGAGAAGGCCTGGATGACCGGCCGGCCGTCATAGCTGAAAGCAACCTTATCGGCCTCGGCCACCAACGCGCCGGAACGATCGGCCTCCTGCAACTGGATCCTGGCCGTGCCGACCCGTTCGCGCCGCTGGCGGCGCTCATCGCGCATCTTCTGCAGCGCCCTGACGCGCCCTTCGTTCCTGGTCCGGCGCGCCTTGATCCCCTGGCGGATCCAGGCTTCCTCCTGAGCCAGTTTCTTGTCGAACTGTGCCTGGCGGATGATCTCCGCCGCCAGCAAATCCTCGCGGCGTTCGACAAAGGCATCGTAACCACAGGCAAAGGCATAGACCCGGCCGCGGTCCAGTTCAGCCACCCGGTTCGACAATCGCCGCGCAAAAGCACGGTCATGGGTCACGAACAGCACGGTCCTGACCTCGCGCAGCAGGAAGTCCTCCAGCCAGAGCACCGTATCGATATCGAGGTGGTTGGTCGGTTCGTCCAGAAGCAGGATATCGGGCGCGGACACCAGGGCATGGGCCAGCAGGGCCCGGCGTTTGGTGCCGCCGGAGAGCAGGGAAAAATCGGCATCCGGGTCAAGCTGCAAACGATCCAGGACCTGGTTCACCGTCTGATGCAGATGCCAGCCACCGCACTCTTCCAGCGCGTGCTGCAGCGCATTCAGCCGGTCCAGCAGCGTCTCGTCCCCTTCCAGCGACAACTGATGCGCCACATGGTGGTATTCGGCCAGCAGCTGGGCCGCATTGCCCATGCCGGAAGCGACCACATCGAACACGCTGCCGGATAATCCCGGAGGAGGCTCCTGGGAGACCAGTGAAACCCGCAGCCCCTGCTGGCGGATGACCTCCCCCTGTTCGACCGCCAGTTCTCCGGCAATGAGTTTCAAAAGTGTCGATTTGCCGGTGCCGTTGCGCCCCAGCAGGCACAGCCGGTCCCCCGGTTCGATCTGCAGAGTGAGATCGTCGAAGAGCGGCGGTCCGCCAAATGCCAGTCCGATATTGCGAAGCGTGAGAAGTGCCACGATAACTCCGGGAAATGATTGATGCGGCTCCGGGAACCAGTGCCGGAAGCAAATGTTTCTTATCTTCATCTTTTTGTTCTCACCCGTCAACCGGGTTGATGGTGAGGGATGCCATACCGCATTTCCTCTGGAGAGGCACCGAATACCTCGTTTGCGGTATAAGCTCGAGAGGCCGGTACATGCCTTAAGATGCAATCGGCTATATTTCAACTACTTACAAATAAATCTAAACCTGGCACAGCTTCTGCAATTATTCGGTCATAATCTACACCACTCTTTTTGGAGGCATCACCAATGAAAAAGATCGTATCCAGCATCATCGCCACCCTCGTAGCCGTTTCCTTCTCCGCCGTTGTTTTCGCTGCTGACGCTGCCAAGCCGGCTGCTCCGGCTGCTACCGAAGCTCCTGCTGCTGGCGAAGTGAAAAAAGAAGAGAAGAAACCGGCTAAGAAGAAAAAAGCCAAAAAAGCTAAGAAAGCTGCTGAGCCGAAGAAAGAAGAAGCTCCTGCTGCAACTGCTGCTCCTGCTGCTAAGTAATTTTTTCTTCACCGGTTACAGAAAAGGCCGCATCTTCGGATGCGGCCTTTTTGTTTTGCGCTCTGAAAACCGGCACGATGGCCGGGCAACGAAGGGCTACATCTCCATGATCACCGGCAGGATCACCGGACGGCGCTCGATGGTCTTCTTGAAAAAACGCCGCAGCGCCTGGCGTACCGCCTGTTTGACCTCTTCACAATCGCAGCGCATCTCCTCGTTCAACTCATCCAGGCTGGCGGTCACGACCGCCCGGGCCTCCTCCAGATAGTCCCGGCTCTCGTCCTCGAAAACGAACCCGCGCGAAACGATGTCCGGTCCATGGATGATGGCGCCGCTGGTCTGGTTGATGCCGATAATGACCACCACCATGCCGTCCTCTGAAAGATGCTTGCGATCCTTCAGCACGATGGCGCCCACATCGCCGATCCCCTTGCCGTCCACGAATACCCGTCCCGACTCGACCTTTTCGACGATCGCTGCCGTTTCGGCATAAAAGGAAACTACATCGCCGTTGGTGGCCAGCAGGCAGCGCTCTTCGGGAATGCCGACCCGCTGGGCCAGCTGGATATGCTTGATCAGATGGCGGTATTCGCCGTGGATCGGAATGAAAAAGCGCGGCTGAACGGTGTTGAGCATCAGCTTGAGCTCTTCCTGGCTGGCATGCCCGGAAACGTGTACCTCCGATACCCGTTCATGGTAGACCTCGGCCCCGCGCCGGTAGAGGTGATTGATCAGCTCCGAGATGGTGCGCTCGTTGCCGGGGATCACGCGGGAGGAGAGGATCACCGTGTCACCCTTGGCCAGCTTGATCTGCTTGTGGTCGTCCATGGCGATGCGGATGAGCGACGACATCGGCTCTCCCTGGCTGCCGGTGGAGATGATGCAGACCTGTTCCGGCGGCAGGTGTTCGAGCTCCCGCAGGTCCATCAGCGCTTCGTCCGGAATCGTCAGATAGCCCAGTTCCCGGGCGATGCGCACGTTGGCGACCATGGAGCGGCCGTTCAGCAGAATCCGGCGGCCATTGCGGATGGCCACGTCCGCCACCTGCTGCACGCGATGAATGCTGCTGGAAAAGGCGGCCACGATCACGCGCCCCCGGCACTTGGGGAAGATCTCGGCCAACGCCTCGCCGACATACTTCTCCGAAAGGGTGAAGCCCTCGCGTTCCACATTGGTGGAGTCGGACAAGAGCGCCAAAACCCCCTCTTCGCCATAGCGGGAGAGACGCGCCAGGTCGGTCAGCTGGCCGTCCACGGGGGTGTGATCGATCTTGAAGTCGCCCGTGTGGATCACTACCCCTTCCGGGGTCGTGATGGCCAGGGCGCAGCCGTCCACGATCGAGTGCGCCACCCGCAGGAACTCCACCCGGAAACATCCCAGCTCGACCGTTTCGCGCGGCCGGACGGTGACCAGCTCGACGGCGCCATCCAGTTTGTATTCCCGCAGTTTTTCATTGACGAAGCCCAGGGTCAGGGCCGAGCCGTAGACCGGGACGTTCAGTTCCTGCAGGACAAAAGGCAGCGCACCGATATGGTCCTCATGGCCATGGGTCAGACAGATGGCGCGGACCTTGTCGCTGCGCTCCCTGAGCCAGGTTATGTCCGGGATGACGTAGTCGATCCCCAGCATGTCCGGTTCCGGAAACATCAGGCCGCAGTCGACGATGACGATGTCGTCTCCGCATTCGTAGGCCATGATGTTCATGCCGATCTCGCCCAGTCCCCCCAGGGGGATGATGTTGAGAGCGGCTGTCGCTGTCGATTCAGTCATGGGAATTCTTTCAGGTTGCAGTTGATGGGCCAAGCTGTTGGAAAACGTGACGAGGACTCAAGGATGCACGGTACAACGAACAAGGGAGCGGGAAACTGCTGTTCTTCGTTGAGCCCCGTAGCGGTTTTCCAGCTGTCTGCTAACGTTCCCGCAGCAGCGGCACCAGGGCGCGGATCTTCTCGTCGCAACGTTCGATCCAGTCCTGCCCCGGTGTTTTCAGCCAATGGGCGGCATAAAAGGAGCTACGCAGGGCGCGGTAGGCGATCAGCGCCCGGGCGATGTCTCCCTGGCGCTCGCTCTGCTCGCCAAGGCTCCAGAGCTGTCGGGCGGCCTGTTCGATGGTGGGATCAAAGGGAACGAACATATGGATGGCTGATTCGTAACCAGCCACCGCACCGGTGAAATCGCCCCTTTGCAGAGCAGCCTCCCCCAGGGCGAACTGTTGGTGCAGCCGCCACCAAGTGGTAGCCGTGAACAGCAGGCCGCACAGGACTACGATCACAACCCCGTTCAGCAGTATATATCTGACACGCTCTGTCATAAAACCTTCTCGACCTCTGGTACGACCCTCAAGCGGCCTCAGCCGAAAAAGTGCGGTACGCACACAAGCAGGATGCCGATCGCCGTTACTATCACGCCGGCCAGCACTGCGCAGGCGGCCAGGATATCCTTGGGAGGGCTCAGGCGATGGGCCGCCGGCAGGCCCCATACCACCGCGGCCAGACCGCAGATAATCAGGGGAATGTATTTGATGCCTGCGTACATCAGACCTCCAGTGCCGAACCGATGGCAGTCCGGACCTGTTCCATCAACCGGTTTTCAGCCTCGGACCGTGATGCGGCGGACGCAGGCATTACCGCCGGATGGAGCGTGATGGTGATTGCACCGCGGTAAATCCTGGTTCGTCCGGCCGGATTGACCCTGCCGCTGCCGTTGATCGTAACGGGAATCACCGGCACGCCGGCCTTGAGTGCCAACAGGAAACCACCCCGCTTGAAGGGCAGCAACCGGCAGTCGAGCGAACGGGTTCCTTCGGGAAACATGACCACGCTCTTGCCGGACCGGATCACAGCGGCGGCGCTGTCCATGCTCTTCAGGGCCTGGCGGCCGTCGCTGCGATCCAGGGGTATATAGCCCCCCCGTCTCATGGAAGCCCCGAACACCGGGATATCAAACAGCTCCTTCTTGGCGATCAGGTTGATCTGGCGCGGCATTGAGGCCAAGAGTGCCAGGATGTCAAAATTGCTCTGGTGATTGCTCATGAAAATCACCGGTCCGTCCGGCAAATTCCGGGCGCCCCGCACGACCACCGGAACATGAACCAGCCCGAGGGAAAGACGCGCCCACCAGCGCGCGTGAAAGGCATAGGCCCGACCGCTGGCATCCACGAGGCTGCACAGCAGCGCGCTGGCCGCAAACAGAAAGGTAAGAGGGATGAACAGCGACAGAAACAGGTATGCGCGTACCATGCGGAAGCTCCAAGATTAACCTGTGTAACTTACTTGGTTCACCGTCATGAGTCAACAAAATGTGATTGCCCGGTTCCGCGCCTTTGTGAGGCCGCTTTTGTTAACAAACCCGATCATGGTATCATTATTCAGACACAGCGCCGTTTGAGGCCCCGGCCCCAGACGGAAAGGAGGATGTATGAACATCATCGAATGCACCATCGCCATGAAGCAAGGGACTCACGCGCATTACCGGCGATTGGCTGAGGCAGTAGGAGACACGGAACTGCAACGCCTGTTCTCGTTG belongs to Geobacter sp. SVR and includes:
- a CDS encoding ATP-binding cassette domain-containing protein, whose product is MALLTLRNIGLAFGGPPLFDDLTLQIEPGDRLCLLGRNGTGKSTLLKLIAGELAVEQGEVIRQQGLRVSLVSQEPPPGLSGSVFDVVASGMGNAAQLLAEYHHVAHQLSLEGDETLLDRLNALQHALEECGGWHLHQTVNQVLDRLQLDPDADFSLLSGGTKRRALLAHALVSAPDILLLDEPTNHLDIDTVLWLEDFLLREVRTVLFVTHDRAFARRLSNRVAELDRGRVYAFACGYDAFVERREDLLAAEIIRQAQFDKKLAQEEAWIRQGIKARRTRNEGRVRALQKMRDERRQRRERVGTARIQLQEADRSGALVAEADKVAFSYDGRPVIQAFSTTIMRGDRIGIIGPNGSGKTTLLRLLLGELAPQQGTIRLGTRREVLYFDQMREQLDLNKSVQDNVGDGNDTLLINGASRHIIGYLQDFLFSPERARSPVRILSGGERNRLLLAKLFTKPSNVLVMDEPTNDLDAETLGLLEDLLLDYPGTLLLVSHDRDFLNNVVTSTLAVGSGGEVREYVGGYDDWQRQAASETAPAVAPTSRTAAERARPQKERPRKLSFKEERELEALPERIAALEEEQQGLHVRLSDPDFYKSAGGEIVTVNTRLSELEEELVRVYQRWEELEELKG
- a CDS encoding tol-pal system YbgF family protein — translated: MTERVRYILLNGVVIVVLCGLLFTATTWWRLHQQFALGEAALQRGDFTGAVAGYESAIHMFVPFDPTIEQAARQLWSLGEQSERQGDIARALIAYRALRSSFYAAHWLKTPGQDWIERCDEKIRALVPLLRER
- a CDS encoding lysophospholipid acyltransferase family protein, translated to MVRAYLFLSLFIPLTFLFAASALLCSLVDASGRAYAFHARWWARLSLGLVHVPVVVRGARNLPDGPVIFMSNHQSNFDILALLASMPRQINLIAKKELFDIPVFGASMRRGGYIPLDRSDGRQALKSMDSAAAVIRSGKSVVMFPEGTRSLDCRLLPFKRGGFLLALKAGVPVIPVTINGSGRVNPAGRTRIYRGAITITLHPAVMPASAASRSEAENRLMEQVRTAIGSALEV
- a CDS encoding ribonuclease J, with the protein product MTESTATAALNIIPLGGLGEIGMNIMAYECGDDIVIVDCGLMFPEPDMLGIDYVIPDITWLRERSDKVRAICLTHGHEDHIGALPFVLQELNVPVYGSALTLGFVNEKLREYKLDGAVELVTVRPRETVELGCFRVEFLRVAHSIVDGCALAITTPEGVVIHTGDFKIDHTPVDGQLTDLARLSRYGEEGVLALLSDSTNVEREGFTLSEKYVGEALAEIFPKCRGRVIVAAFSSSIHRVQQVADVAIRNGRRILLNGRSMVANVRIARELGYLTIPDEALMDLRELEHLPPEQVCIISTGSQGEPMSSLIRIAMDDHKQIKLAKGDTVILSSRVIPGNERTISELINHLYRRGAEVYHERVSEVHVSGHASQEELKLMLNTVQPRFFIPIHGEYRHLIKHIQLAQRVGIPEERCLLATNGDVVSFYAETAAIVEKVESGRVFVDGKGIGDVGAIVLKDRKHLSEDGMVVVIIGINQTSGAIIHGPDIVSRGFVFEDESRDYLEEARAVVTASLDELNEEMRCDCEEVKQAVRQALRRFFKKTIERRPVILPVIMEM